From one Aspergillus fumigatus Af293 chromosome 8, whole genome shotgun sequence genomic stretch:
- a CDS encoding non-reducing polyketide synthase spyA: MASTLPSTVVCGSQTSPPSRDCLQRIQADLKDPKLKELAKAVDELPEFWSHLVEVKPVLSQVNDAPLKKLKDWAKDESVLNIPEGLPNILLAPLTVIIHLVQYLRFAHSLDANDSQEDQHHRILQSTSKGGFQGLCTGFLSAAALACSRTRSDIWCNATVALRLATCVGAYVDLDRLTYDNTDVHTCMIIHWEDNCGKDQVTEVLKGYPGVYISVELDNRSITVTAKQSQVSLLRGDLAARGAKLTRIPIYGRYHSRTHAEILQDLLEICSNDESLRFPIISAPIVPLRNNTTGGLITSAEKLHELALKCMLTEPADWYSTMSETVSSLMLQPVINEHPLILELGHVSCLPRSLTASANIRAFTPLLTLTASPNEPDASRYDYPEHSIAVIGAACKFTGAETMQQFWELIRAGGTMVGELPEGRIALDKKSLRKPPREEPLRGNFLSRAGHFDHGLFGLSQREARYMDPQQRIALQVAYHAVESSEYFRSGIKDKNVGCYVGVGGSDYDHNVCSHAPTAFSFTGTARAFVSGRISHHFGWTGPSMTIDTACSSSAVAIHQACKDIRMGECRMALAGGVNIISCPNMQQNLAAARFLSPTGGPCRPFDAFADGYCRGEGCGFVMLKKLSCAVADKDEILGVIVGSAANHCDGNDAITVPKSHSQIDLYRKALSLAAMQPKDITYVEAHGTGTSRGDPVECRSIRQVFGGERPTLHFGSVKANVGHTEAASGIAGLLKVLLMIRNQRIPPQANFTQLNSSIPPLEPDNLSITTNELEWKATFRAACVNNYGAAGNNTAVIVCEPPRLKPSAGNNHILSGYPFLITGQSGRSLKMYCTALGEWLENTDAPLSDIAFSVTRRQNRTLRRRITFAARSLKDMKNILGQQARLDQQSSPSPKPKPVVLVFAGQTGNVVYLHKDAYEGSSLLRSHIDECDKILREMGLRGLIAFLFDQQPIEDVVLLHCLFFSLQYACAAAWLDAGLPVQRVIGHSIGQFTAMCISGVTTLADTLKIVAGRARLIQQKWAKERGCMLAIEVDRQGALELARSVPGHKIEVACFNGARNHVLVGTEVAIQTLEAKTSCKTRRLKTTHGFHSELVDHWLDDYMALAQSITYATPIIPIETCSEGGSWKEFTPEMLPRHSREAVYFFDAISRVDKELGPCTWVEGGVGSKGIALVKCALGTNTSGHSFHRLQLDSSEPLASLTDTTIQMWDEGVDVQFWLYHDTEKITFDSCDVPAYQFDETEFWLLRSDQARQSDLQRGRVISDRYKPLVYLLRDEGFRGEPRKLHFGVNQYHPDFDRYLHGREVLGEVLCPVSVFVELAAKAAAICGGRECSTAATQVQVLNLEIHNPLGHAPGARVGLRLKRIGSCKWGFSVISDKDVQSICHATGVISLRQERHGKLEIGPQWSVIQRVIGYSHIQDVLDDSSAISLKEGIIYKVLEKVAEYKPCHRAIKSMTIKGTAAVAQLEMPAISRDSSEITVSDPLVMDQFALIAEVLALCRDDCKRDDVFICSGLSELVTFKSLQSGLGPWTVYTQQTPCGPRELLSDTFVFDSTSKQLIIGLLGARFVRITASSLNGIVKRANLNSQTSELSVETDAVNHPASVAYPPSNNNDTSDILSILSHLLHEITGLPPSEISASTPLMEASVDSLAATELENRIQEEFHLHRPISLYERQFNVGTLCQEIQTQRDDRLARASRTTTATRNTSFSLGRRTSSTESLPDDAEARFISKSAAVLAQLSRMLSESFNITESILPGTELRSLGLDSLVAVELEYDLQQAFGLKVDLMQLSPELTVGGLARLILASESQTSGHIASSMMDCRQTTEGKSQMYLG; the protein is encoded by the exons ATGGCTTCAACACTTCCATCCACAGTTGTTTGCGGCTCGCAGACCTCTCCGCCCTCAAGGGACTGCCTGCAGCGCATTCAAGCAGATCTCAAAGACCCTAAGTTGAaagagcttgccaaggcagTGGATGAGCTGCCTGAGTTTTGGTCGCATTTGGTTGAGGTCAAACCCGTCTTAAGCCAGGTCAACGACGCACCTCTGAAGAAATTGAAAGATTGGGCTAAGGATGAGTCCGTCTTGAACATACCAGAAGGCCTCCCAAATATCCTATTAGCACCGCTCACAGTCATCATCCATCTGGTTCAGTATCTCCGATTTGCGCACTCCTTGGATGCCAACGATTCTCAGGAagatcaacatcatcgtATTCTGCAGTCGACGAGTAAAGGCGGATTCCAGGGGCTTTGCACAGGCTTTCTCAGTGCTGCCGCTCTGGCGTGCTCCAGGACGCGAAGCGACATATGGTGCAACGCTACTGTGGCATTGAGATTAGCCACGTGCGTGGGTGCTTACGTTGACCTGGATAGATTGACGTATGACAACACAGATGTCCACACCTGTATGATCATACATTGGGAGGATAACTGTGGAAAGGATCAAGTGACAGAAGTCCTGAAAGGGTATCCTGGG GTATACATATCTGTGGAGCTCGACAATAGAAGCATCACCGTCACAGCCAAACAGTCACAGGTGTCATTACTGCGGGGCGACCTGGCAGCACGAGGCGCTAAGCTGACGAGAATTCCCATCTACGGACGGTACCATAGCAGAACACACGCCgagattcttcaagatctccTTGAGATCTGCAGCAACGACGAGTCTCTACGTTTTCCCATCATCAGCGCACCTATAGTCCCACTGAGAAATAACACCACCGGAGGCCTGATCACATCAGCGGAGAAGCTGCACGAGCTTGCCTTGAAATGCATGTTGACGGAACCAGCTGACTGGTACTCAACCATGTCAGAGACTGTTTCCAGCTTGATGTTGCAGCCTGTGATCAATGAGCACCCGCTCATACTGGAGTTGGGCCATGTGAGCTGTCTCCCACGGTCACTTACTGCATCCGCCAACATTCGAGCTTTCACGCCGCTGTTGACCCTGACCGCTTCGCCGAATGAACCAGATGCATCTCGCTATGACTACCCTGAGCACTCTATTGCTGTCATTGGAGCTGCTTGTAAATTCACCGGTGCAGAGACTATGCAGCAATTCTGGGAGCTCATCCGAGCAGGAGGCACAATGGTGGGGGAACTTCCTGAAGGCAGAATTGCGCTAGACAAGAAGTCATTGCGGAAGCCACCACGGGAAGAACCTCTACGGGGTAACTTCCTTTCCCGTGCAGGCCACTTTGACCACGGACTCTTCGGACTATCCCAACGGGAAGCTAGATACATGGATCCGCAACAGCGCATTGCATTGCAGGTGGCATACCACGCTGTTGAGTCATCTGAATACTTCAGGAGCGGCATCAAAGATAAGAATGTCGGCTGCTACGTGGGCGTCGGGGGTTCGGATTATGATCATAACGTCTGCTCTCATGCTCCAACGGCATTTTCGTTCACAGGCACTGCTCGAGCCTTTGTCAGCGGCCGCATAAGCCACCACTTTGGCTGGACGGGACCATCGATGACCATTGATACAGCGTGTTCCTCGTCAGCTGTCGCTATCCATCAAGCATGCAAAGACATCAGAATGGGTGAATGCCGCATGGCCTTAGCAGGCGGAGTTAACATAATTTCCTGTCCAAATATGCAACAAAACTTGGCAGCAGCGAGGTTTCTAAGTCCGACTGGCGGCCCTTGTCGTCCATTCGATGCCTTTGCTGATGGCTATTGCCGTGGAGAAGGATGTGGCTTCGTaatgttgaagaagctaTCATGCGCCGTGGCCGACAAAGATGAAATTCTAGGCGTGATTGTGGGATCGGCAGCGAATCACTGCGATGGCAATGACGCCATCACTGTCCCAAAATCACACTCGCAGATCGACCTCTACAGGAAGGCTCTGTCGCTGGCAGCCATGCAACCCAAGGACATCACTTACGTTGAGGCTCATGGCACTGGTACTTCGCGGGGAGACCCAGTGGAATGCAGAAGCATCCGGCAAGTCTTTGGAGGTGAGAGACCTACGCTGCATTTCGGTTCTGTCAAAGCCAACGTCGGACACACAGAAGCCGCATCAGGAATTGCAGGTCTTCTCAAAGTTCTGTTGATGATCCGAAATCAACGGATACCACCACAGGCCAATTTCACACAATTGAATTCTTCAATACCTCCCCTTGAACCAGACAACTTGTCAATCACAACTAATGAACTCGAATGGAAGGCCACTTTTCGTGCTGCTTGTGTCAACAATTACGGGGCAGCGGGAAACAACACCGCAGTGATTGTTTGCGAGCCACCTCGGTTAAAGCCTAGTGCTGGTAATAATCACATACTCTCCGGCTACCCATTTTTGATAACTGGGCAGTCTGGAAGGAGTCTCAAGATGTACTGCACTGCCCTTGGTGAATGGTTGGAAAACACCGACGCCCCCTTGTCAGATATCGCGTTCAGTGTGACTCGGAGGCAGAATCGGACTCTTCGACGTCGCATTACCTTCGCTGCACGTTCGCTGAAGGATATGAAAAACATTCTTGGACAGCAGGCGAGACTAGACCAACAGTCGTCGCCCTCACCTAAGCCCAAGCCGGTTGTTCTGGTCTTTGCAGGCCAAACTGGAAACGTTGTCTACCTGCACAAAGATGCTTATGAAGGGTCAAGTCTGTTGAGGTCACATATTGATGAGTGCGACAAGATACTCCGCGAAATGGGCCTCCGCGGCCTGATCGCATTCTTGTTTGACCAACAACCCATAGAGGATGTGGTGCTCCTTCATTGCCTGTTCTTCTCGCTGCAGTACGCTTGCGCCGCTGCTTGGCTTGATGCGGGATTGCCTGTCCAGCGTGTCATAGGCCATAGCATTGGCCAGTTCACTGCAATGTGTATCTCAGGGGTTACAACACTTGCCGATACTCTCAAGATAGTTGCAGGGCGGGCTAGGTTAATCCAGCAAAAATGGGCCAAAGAACGGGGCTGTATGCTTGCCATTGAGGTAGACAGGCAGGGAGCTCTCGAGCTTGCCCGCTCAGTCCCAGGCCATAAGATAGAGGTCGCATGCTTCAATGGGGCCAGAAACCACGTTCTGGTGGGTACTGAAGTAGCCATCCAGACACTCGAAGCTAAGACATCCTGTAAGACTCGAAGGTTAAAGACTACCCACGGCTTTCATTCTGAGTTGGTTGACCACTGGCTGGATGACTATATGGCTCTGGCGCAGAGTATCACATACGCGACACCGATTATTCCTATCGAAACATGTTCCGAGGGCGGTAGCTGGAAGGAGTTCACCCCCGAAATGCTTCCTCGTCATTCGCGCGAAGCTGTATATTTCTTCGATGCCATATCCCGAGTTGACAAAGAATTAGGACCTTGCACGTGGGTTGAAGGAGGCGTCGGATCCAAAGGCATAGCACTTGTGAAGTGCGCCCTCGGGACAAACACTTCCGGGCATTCTTTCCATCGGCTACAATTGGATTCATCGGAACCGTTGGCATCACTAACTGATACCACAATACAGATGTGGGATGAAGGCGTTGATGTGCAGTTCTGGCTGTATCATGACACAGAGAAGATAACATTTGACTCCTGTGATGTTCCGGCTTACCAATTTGACGAGACAGAATTCTGGCTTTTACGTTCTGACCAAGCACGCCAGAGCGACTTGCAGCGGGGGAGGGTCATTTCTGACAGATACAAGCCACTGGTATATTTGCTGCGGGACGAAGGCTTCAGAGGAGAACCCCGGAAACTGCATTTCGGAGTCAATCAATATCATCCAGACTTCGACAGGTACCTGCACGGACGCGAAGTCCTCGGAGAGGTTTTGTGTCCAGTGTCGGTGTTTGTCGAGCTAGCCGCGAAGGCTGCGGCCATTTGCGGCGGCCGAGAATGCTCAACTGCCGCTACACAGGTCCAGGTTCTGAATCTGGAAATCCATAACCCGCTCGGGCACGCCCCAGGAGCTCGCGTTGGCCTCAGGCTCAAACGCATCGGATCATGCAAGTGGGGATTCTCAGTTATCAGTGACAAAGACGTCCAGAGCATATGTCACGCGACAGGAGTAATTTCTCTCAGGCAGGAGCGACATGGCAAACTCGAAATTGGGCCCCAGTGGTCAGTGATCCAGAGGGTAATCGGATACAGCCATATCCAGGACGTGCTTGATGACTCTTCGGCGATTTCTCTGAAAGAAGGCATAATCTATAAAGTGCTGGAAAAAGTGGCCGAGTACAAGCCTTGCCATAGAGCCATCAAATCCATGACTATAAAAGGCACTGCGGCAGTCGCACAGCTGGAGATGCCGGCAATTAGCCGCGATAGCTCGGAGATAACAGTGTCCGATCCGCTTGTGATGGACCAGTTCGCATTGATCGCAGAAGTACTGGCACTTTGCAGAGATGATTGCAAGAGGGATGATGTATTCATCTGCTCTGGCCTGAGTGAGTTAGTCACATTCAAGAGCCTCCAATCCGGGTTGGGACCATGGACTGTTTATACTCAACAAACACCCTGCGGGCCCAGGGAGCTCCTGAGTGACACATTTGTATTTGACTCGACCAGTAAGCAGCTGATCATTGGCCTACTTGGCGCAAGGTTCGTTCGGATTACCGCCAGTTCCCTCAATGGAATCGTCAAGAGAGCCAATCTCAACAGTCAAACTTCGGAACTTTCAGTCGAGACAGATGCGGTAAACCACCCAGCCAGTGTAGCTTACCCACCGTCAAATAACAACGATACCTCAGATATTCTCTCTATATTGAGTCATCTGCTCCACGAGATAACTGGACTTCCCCCAAGCGAGATTTCCGCCAGCACACCCCTCATGGAAGCCAGTGTCGATTCCCTTGCGGCAactgagctggagaatcGAATTCAAGAAGAGTTCCATCTCCACAGGCCTATCTCCCTCTATGAAAGACAGTTTAACGTTGGAACGCTTTGCCAAGAAATTCAGACGCAGCGAGACGACCGGCTTGCTCGAGCTTCGCGAACGACGACTGCCACACGAAATACTTCATTCTCCCTCGGCCGACGTACATCATCCACTGAATCACTACCTGATGATGCGGAGGCACGATTCATAAGTAAGAGCGCTGCCGTGCTTGCCCAGTTATCCAGAATGTTGTCGGAAAGCTTCAACATCACAGAGAGCATCCTCCCTGGAACTGAGCTTCGAAGTCTGGGCTTGGACTCATTAGTTGCCGTTGAGCTCGAGTACGACCTACAACAAGCATTTGGCTTGAAGGTGGATTTGATGCAACTAAGTCCCGAGCTTACGGTGGGTGGACTCGCTCGGCTTATTTTGGCGTCCGAGTCTCAGACGTCTGGCCACATAGCGTCTTCCATGATGGATTGTAGACAGACGACAGAAGGAAAGAGCCAGATGTATCTGGGTTGA
- a CDS encoding acetyltransferase spyB — protein sequence MCMDRLVESYPTGDPGDACRILGPIAIMQADLEEISEFGLQTSIFGRPTPISRLHHTVSSLHHFESGHWVSTYKSRPAAFFFTSGDFHSDQFNKAIAGRRDFVRSCRRGHAERNYSGFSLADGTIIWTLKYVPLAASRCLIFLRVIRMQKFSDQVKEMPRRERRVLETLLYALPFLLAQNLVPAILILKTKKNAVLRYLWIFWSVFVFYQWLQIPISHGESGTYVAKVGVQLFIVILQGFNLVLINPLDRDELLQTKVTGPRDDLLRQVYKVARLFTYLRGVRTPWQVKGIPSHPAYLELQPKTPISRSAFLVRQAAIVAWLYLYLNCANSLADRNSSPLSKPIYGLGYLRVSREEWRTRIMTSLMFWFAFLRAAVDIDYRTASILSVGVGLDAPEDWPPLFGRANQAYTLRNFWGTYWHQMFRWPFTATSNYLARELMALPRPSLLERYTNIFFVFLVSGVMHVMSDLLMGISMSQSASILFFCSMAVGVMIEDAVQAAWTRVSDSHRPGGASTVDSDGYAVPCWHKLVGFIWVCVWLSLTTPAWLCPLQMSKEKSLFLVNIPELVGTRKAIAITVGGGLLVKYTFRGEL from the exons ATGTGCATGGACCGTCTTGTTGAAAGCTATCCTACTGGCGATCCTGGAGACGCATGCAGGATTCTCGGGCCAATTGCGATAATGCAGGCCGATTTGGAAGAGATATCAGAGTTCGGCTTACAAACTAGTATCTTCGGAAGACCAACGCCAATCTCTCGGCTGCACCATACAGTCAGTAGTCTACATCATTTCGAATCGGGCCATTGGGTCTCAACTTACAAGTCCAGACCTGCTGCCTTTTTCTTCACAAGTGGTGATTTCCATTCGGACCAATTCAACAAAGCCATAGCCGGACGGAGAGACTTCGTGCGGAGTTGTAGACGTGGTCATGCAGAGAGGAACTACTCGGGCTTTTCGTTGGCCGACGGAA CGATTATATGGACTCTGAAATACGTACCTTTGGCAGCGAGCCGTTGTCTCATCTTTCTGAGAGTTATACGCATGCAGAAATTTTCTGACCAAGTCAAAGAAATGCCTAGAAGAGAGCGTAGGGTCCTCGAGACCCTTTTGTATGCCCTTCCTTTCTTGCTTGCTCAGAATTTAGTGCCTGCTATTCTGATCCTGAAAACAAAAAAGAATGCGGTCCTCAGGTACTTGTGGATTTTCTGGTCCGTCTTTGTTTTCTATCAATGGCTGCAAATCCCGATATCGCACGGTGAGAGTGGCACATACGTCGCCAAGGTGGGAGTCCAGCTATTTATAGTGATCCTCCAGGGCTTCAATCTTGTGTTGATCAACCCGCTGGACAGGgacgagcttcttcagaCAAAAGTTACTGGTCCAAGAGATGATTTGCTGCGACAGGTGTACAAAGTTGCTCGTCTGTTTACGTATCTGCGGGGCGTGCGGACACCATGGCAGGTGAAAGGGATCCCATCGCACCCGGCATACCTCGAACTACAACCGAAGACACCGATTTCTCGCAGTGCATTCTTGGTAAGACAGGCTGCTATCGTGGCATGGCTGTACTTATACTTGAATTGCGCAAACTCTCTAGCCGATAGAAACTCATCACCACTGTCAAAGCCTATTTATGGCCTAGGATACCTCCGCGTTTCCAGGGAGGAATGGCGAACTCGAATTATGACCTCGCTAATGTTCTGGTTTGCGTTCTTGCGGGCAGCTGTGGATATCGACTATCGCACCGCGTCCATTTTGAGTGTTGGCGTAGGGCTAGACGCTCCGGAAGACTGGCCACCGCTGTTTGGTCGTGCAAACCAAGCCTACACTCTCCGTAATTTCTGGGG AACATATTGGCACCAGATGTTCCGATGGCCGTTCACCGCGACAAGCAACTACCTGGCCCGGGAGCTTATGGCTCTTCCCAGGCCGTCGTTGCTCGAACGATACACCAAcatcttctttgtctttctcgTTTCAGGCGTGATGCATGTCATGTCTGACCTACTCATGGGCATTTCTATGAGCCAGTCAGCTtctattcttttcttctgctccatGGCGGTAGGAGTTATGATTGAGGATGCGGTTCAGGCAGCTTGGACTCGAGTCAGTGACAGTCATCGTCCTGGAGGAGCATCCACCGTCGACAGTGATGGATATGCTGTGCCTTGCTGGCATAAGCTTGTGGGGTTCATCTGGGTGTGTGTCTGGCTTAGTCTCACGACTCCGGCTTGGCTGTGCCCTTTGCAGATGTCGAAAGAAAAGAGCTTGTTCCTGGTCAATATTCCGGAGCTTGTTGGCACACGCAAAGCAATTGCGATAACTGTTGGCGGAGGCCTTTTGGTGAAATATACCTTTCGTGGAGAGCTCTAG
- a CDS encoding FAD-dependent monooxygenase spyC has protein sequence MTAKPPFKVIIVGGSIAGLTLAHCLSKAGIDYIVLEKRKHIAPQEGASIGILPHGGRILEQLGLFYLVEEQIEPLHTAHQYFPDGFAHTTKAPQVIYERFGLPLAFLERRRMLRALYDTLPDSSQVLVNKAVTSVEREVSDLMRVTTYDGSVYRGNLVVGADGVHSRVRAEMWRLATSQSPGVFPEHEMSAMAVEYACIFGISSSVPKLQPGEQVASFNNGRSYLTFPGKNGRVFWFLLLKLDRKYSYSNAPRFSSTDAEKRAERFADDHIWAGVNFRDLWKSKEVFSFVNLEEYLFQQWHWERIVCIGDSMHKMTPNTGQGANCAIEDAAALVNRLHRALKATPDGSSLSSGDIDDLLGEFNRARSRRVREIYQGSRMVVRLQARQNLFLKLLGRYYLPYRGEVAADAASKIIAPAEHLDFLPLATRSATGWHQFKPGQSKTLLIPFLYPVVAFSLCVLAWIGNDYLRNGVVFA, from the exons ATGACGGCCAAGCCTCCCTTCAAAGTGATCATAGTGGGCGGATCGATCGCCGGTCTCACGCTGGCCCACTGCCTCAGCAAAGCAGGTATCGACTACATCGTTCTCGAAAAACGCAAGCATATTGCACCGCAAGAGGGCGCGTCTATCGGTATTTTACCCCATGGGGGCCGGATTTTAGAGCAGTTGGGGCTGTTCTATCTGGTTGAGGAGCAGATCGAACCATTGCACACGGCGCACCAATACTTCCCTGATGGCTTTGCGCATACCACCAAGGCCCCACAGGTTATTTATGAGCG GTTTGGTTTACCTCTGGCCTTTCTAGAGCGGAGACGGATGCTCCGGGCGCTCTATGATACACTTCCGGATTCGTCCCAAGTCCTGGTAAACAAGGCAGTCACTTCCGTGGAGCGGGAGGTTTCCGACCTGATGAGAGTCACGACTTACGATGGAAGTGTGTATCGTGGCAATCTGGTTGTCGGCGCGGATGGCGTGCACAGTCGAGTGCGGGCCGAAATGTGGCGGCTGGCCACGTCGCAAAGTCCTGGTGTATTCCCTGAGCATGAAATGAGCG CGATGGCGGTCGAGTATGCCTGCATTTTTGGGATCTCGTCTTCGGTCCCCAAGCTGCAACCAGGCGAGCAAGTAGCCAGCTTCAACAATGGTAGATCGTACCTCACCTTTCCCGGGAAGAATGGTAGAGTCTTTTGGTTCCTCCTACTGAAGCTCGATCGGAAATACTCGTACTCCAATGCTCCGCGGTTTTCCTCCACAGATGCCGAGAAGAGAGCTGAGCGGTTTGCCGATGACCACATCTGGGCTGGAGTGAATTTCCGAGACCTATGGAAGAGTAAAGAGGTGTTCTCCTTTGTGAACCTTGAAGAGTATCTGTTTCAACAATGGCATTGGGAACGAATTGTTTGCATTGGTGACAGCATGCACAAG ATGACCCCAAATACTGGCCAAGGGGCCAACTGCGCCATCGAAGACGCGGCAGCGCTTGTGAATCGCCTTCACCGGGCTCTAAAAGCAACGCCCGATGGTTCTAGCTTATCATCGGGCGATATAGATGACCTCTTGGGAGAATTCAATCGAGCCAGATCTCGCCGTGTACGTGAGATATACCAAGGATCCAGAATGGTTGTTAGACTCCAGGCAAGGCAGAACCTGTTCCTTAAACTCCTCGGACGCTACTACCTGCCCTACCGCGGCGAGGTTGCAGCAGACGCGGCGTCAAAGATAATCGCACCAGCTGAGCACCTGGACTTTTTACCGCTTGCTACCCGCTCAGCGACGGGATGGCATCAATTCAAGCCAGGTCAGAGTAAAACTCTCCTGATACCGTTCTTGTATCCGGTTGTGGCCTTTTCGCTGTGTGTCCTTGCTTGGATCGGGAACGATTATCTCCGGAATGGAGTTGTGTTTGCTTAA
- a CDS encoding terpene cyclase spyD: MDAYSSFPAEFEAVRPIYNVLVATAGMMWLINYIVTVRQIFRDRVRAIPLVSLCCNIAWEFTVVLVYRRPYLLFEIFCAMWLLVNMVIVYGSVKVSMEKQRSSSLVHKHLPLIVPLAILGCISGYYALAKTIGTPKTIHGGGTFASFVMTVDCLCQLLQRGSTHGASWTMWLTRVLGSYAAIVGEFLKAGFWPQQWGWYDNALMRWCTGMAVTMDILYACIFWYMGQAEEAAKGRKA; this comes from the exons ATGGACGCATATTCCTCATTTCCGGCCGAATTCGAGGCCGTCAGACCTATCTACAACGTGCTGGTCGCCACTGCCGGAATGATGTGGCTAATCAACTACATCGTCACCGTCCGGCAGATATTCAGGGACAGGGTGCGCGCCATACCTCTGGTGTCTCTCTGCTGTAATATTGCCTGGGAATTTACGGTGGTCCTTGTCTACCGGCGCCCTTACCTCCTTTTCGAAATCTTTTGTGCCATGTGGCTGTTGGTCAATATGGTCATCGTGTACGGCTCGGTCAAGGTCTCCATGGAGAAGCAGCGTTCCTCGTCACTGGTGCACAAACATCTTCCCCTGATCGTCCCCTTGGCTATCTTGGGCTGCATATCGGGGTATTATGCACTCGCAAAAACAATTGGCACTCCCAAGACCATCCATGGGGGAGGAACGTTTGCCTCCTTTGTTATGACCGTTGACTGTTTGTGTCAACTTTTGCAACGGGGAAGCACACACGGGGCGTCGTGGACAATGTG GTTGACCCGCGTTCTCGGTTCCTATGCGGCAATCGTCGGTGAATTCTTAAAGGCTGGGTTTTGGCCACAGCAGTGGGGGTGGTATGACAATGCACTGATGAGGTGGTGTACGGGCATGGCAGTGACCATGGATATCCTGTATGCCTGTATCTTCTGGTATATGGGGCAGGCCGAAGAAGCAGCTAAAGGAAGGAAGGCATGA
- a CDS encoding geranylgeranyl pyrophosphate synthase spyE, giving the protein MVSIPATSLYGLGRQQPFQDLSKSLLTHLNLFTPQEAQSQAVPGTRTETEPTGSSPSDLQEQRKLADDKIIWAPLDYLCSFPGKDIRGKLISAFNQWLQIPEDKLDVIKRVVGLLHSASLLIDDIQDSSKLRRGFPVAHSIFGIAQTINSANFAYFWAQQELKKLGKPEAMVIFTEEMLRLHRGQGLDLYWRDSLTCPTEEEYLEMVANKTGGLFRLAIKLMQMESHNTEDCVPLVDLLGIIFQIRDDYQNLQSDLYAKNKGFGEDITEGKFSYPIIHSIRSDPSNFQLMNILKQKTEDEDVKRYAVRIIESTGSFDHCRKKLENLTAEAREILKDFGDLGNTDGLKGILDFLELKG; this is encoded by the exons ATGGTGTCAATCCCAGCAACATCCCTCTACGGCCTCGGGCGTCAGCAGCCCTTCCAAGACCTATCAAAGTCACTATTGACTCACTTGAACCTGTTCACGCCGCAAGAAGCCCAATCTCAGGCAGTCCCTGGCACTCGGACCGAAACAGAGCCAACAGGCTCTAGTCCATCTGACCTCCAGGAGCAGAGAAAGCTCGCCGACGACAAG ATAATCTGGGCTCCTCTTGATTACCTTTGCAGCTTCCCAGGCAAAGACATCAGAGGCAAGTTGATCTCAGCCTTCAACCAATGGCTCCAAATCCCCGAGGACAAACTCGACGTCATCAAGCGGGTGGTCGGACTGCTGCATTCGGCATCGTTGCT AATTGACGATATCCAAGACTCGTCGAAACTCAGGCGAGGATTCCCCGTCGCGCATAGCATTTTCGGTATCGCGCAGACCATCAACTCGGCCAATTTTGCCTACTTCTGGGCTCAACAGGAGCTCAAGAAGTTGGGCAAGCCTGAGGCTATGGTCATCTTTACGGAAGAGATGTTAAGGCTTCACCGCGGCCAGGGCTTGGATCTCTACTGGCGAGATTCCTTGACCTGCCCCACGGAAGAGGAGTACCTTGAAATGGTTGCCAACAAGACCGGTGGGCTGTTCCGGCTTGCGATCAAGCtgatgcagatggagagCCACAATACAGA AGATTGCGTGCCGCTCGTCGACCTTCTCGGAATCATCTTCCAAATCCGCGATGACTACCAGAACCTGCAGAGCGACTTGTATGCTAAGAACAAAGGGTTTGGTGAAGACATCACCGAGGGCAAATTCTCCTACCCCATTATCCACAGCATTCGCAGTGATCCGAGTAATTTCCAGTTGATGAATATCCTGAAGCAAAAGACagaggacgaagatgtcAAGCGGTACGCTGTTCGCATTATCGAGTCCACAGGAAGCTTCGATCATTGCCGCAAGAAACTGGAGAATCTGACGGCAGAGGCGAGAGAAATCCTGAAGGACTTTGGTGATCTAGGCAACACAGATGGCTTGAAGGGTATCCTGGACTTTCTGGAGCTGAAGGGGTAG